A window of Pedobacter lusitanus contains these coding sequences:
- the ftsH gene encoding ATP-dependent zinc metalloprotease FtsH, which yields MKEKENTKPKLIKRIPNIPKKPQKGSNFNIFWVYAAIILGLVLVSVLFTNDTNKTITYREFETNMLAPGDVQKIVAYKYEDLVRADVFIKPDRLNQEKYKKYQTKSNFGSTGGPTVSFTAGSMDALDKQLSESQKAVPVDSQILAEKETRQSTFNSWFFTVIIPVLLFIGFWIFIMRKMGGGAGGGGGQIFNIGKSKATLFDKESQVNVTFNDVAGLEEAKQEVMEIVDFLKNPKKYTNLGGKIPKGALLVGSPGTGKTLLAKAVAGEAQVPFFSLSGSDFVEMFVGVGASRVRDLFKQAKDKAPCIIFIDEVDAIGRARGKNSMMGGNDERENTLNQLLVEMDGFGTDSGIIILAATNRPDVLDSALLRPGRFDRQISIDKPDLVGREQIFKVHLKPIKTDVVVDAKKLSAQTPGFAGAEIANVCNEAALIAARRNKESVDMQDFQDAIDRVIGGLEKKNKIISPEEKRIVAYHEAGHAIAGWFLEHADPLVKVSIVPRGVAALGYAQYLPKEQFLYTTEQLTDGMCMTMGGRVAEDLVFGKISTGAQNDLERITKLSYAMVTIYGMNTTIGNVSFHDPQNEYNFNKPYSEKTSELIDIEVRTLINQVYERTMQLLIEKREGLEKLAEKLLEKEILFQADLEEILGKRPFDNRTTYDEFVNGTGDQKPAAEGLLHEGVGETTDPSSPLVTPLNSES from the coding sequence ATGAAAGAGAAAGAAAATACTAAGCCCAAATTAATAAAGAGAATACCGAACATTCCAAAAAAGCCTCAAAAAGGATCAAACTTTAATATATTCTGGGTTTACGCTGCTATCATTTTAGGCCTTGTCCTGGTTTCCGTTTTATTTACCAATGATACTAATAAAACAATTACATACAGGGAGTTTGAAACAAACATGCTCGCTCCTGGAGATGTTCAAAAAATAGTTGCCTACAAATATGAAGACCTGGTCAGGGCCGATGTTTTTATTAAGCCAGATCGTCTGAACCAGGAGAAATATAAAAAATACCAGACCAAAAGTAATTTTGGCTCAACCGGTGGCCCGACAGTATCTTTTACCGCGGGTTCAATGGATGCTCTGGATAAGCAATTATCTGAGTCACAGAAAGCAGTTCCTGTTGACAGTCAGATTTTAGCTGAGAAAGAAACCAGACAGAGCACATTCAATTCATGGTTCTTCACAGTAATTATTCCTGTGTTGTTATTCATTGGATTCTGGATCTTTATCATGCGCAAAATGGGTGGCGGTGCCGGCGGTGGTGGTGGACAGATTTTCAATATAGGAAAATCTAAAGCAACCCTGTTCGACAAAGAAAGCCAGGTAAACGTGACCTTTAATGATGTTGCTGGTCTGGAAGAAGCCAAACAGGAGGTTATGGAAATCGTAGATTTCCTTAAAAACCCAAAAAAATATACTAACCTGGGTGGTAAGATACCAAAAGGAGCTCTTCTTGTTGGTTCCCCGGGTACAGGTAAAACCTTATTGGCCAAAGCCGTTGCCGGTGAAGCTCAGGTTCCGTTTTTCTCTCTGTCAGGTTCTGACTTTGTAGAAATGTTTGTGGGAGTTGGTGCATCCCGTGTACGTGACTTATTCAAACAGGCTAAGGATAAAGCGCCTTGTATTATCTTTATTGATGAGGTGGATGCAATCGGTCGTGCCCGTGGAAAAAACAGCATGATGGGTGGCAATGACGAACGTGAAAATACATTGAATCAGTTACTGGTAGAGATGGATGGTTTCGGTACAGATTCTGGAATTATTATTCTTGCTGCAACTAACCGTCCTGATGTATTAGATAGTGCATTACTTCGTCCGGGAAGATTTGACAGACAAATTTCTATTGATAAACCTGATTTGGTTGGCAGAGAGCAGATTTTTAAGGTTCACCTGAAACCAATCAAGACTGATGTAGTTGTGGACGCCAAAAAACTTTCCGCTCAAACCCCTGGTTTTGCTGGTGCCGAAATTGCCAACGTTTGTAATGAAGCTGCATTAATCGCTGCCAGAAGGAATAAGGAATCAGTTGACATGCAGGATTTCCAGGATGCAATTGACCGCGTTATTGGTGGCTTAGAGAAGAAAAACAAAATCATCTCTCCAGAGGAGAAACGCATAGTTGCCTATCACGAAGCCGGACACGCTATAGCAGGATGGTTCCTTGAACATGCCGACCCACTGGTTAAAGTTTCTATTGTACCGCGTGGTGTAGCAGCCCTTGGTTATGCGCAATATTTACCTAAAGAACAGTTCCTGTATACTACAGAACAACTTACTGATGGCATGTGTATGACTATGGGTGGCCGTGTTGCAGAAGATCTTGTTTTTGGTAAAATATCCACTGGTGCACAGAATGACCTGGAAAGAATTACCAAATTGTCTTATGCAATGGTGACTATTTACGGAATGAACACAACTATTGGAAATGTTTCTTTCCATGATCCGCAAAACGAGTATAATTTCAACAAACCATATTCAGAAAAAACGTCTGAACTGATTGATATCGAAGTACGTACATTGATCAATCAGGTTTATGAAAGAACCATGCAATTATTGATCGAAAAGAGAGAAGGCCTGGAAAAACTTGCAGAAAAGCTATTGGAAAAAGAGATTCTTTTCCAGGCAGATCTTGAAGAAATCCTGGGCAAACGTCCTTTCGATAACCGTACTACATATGATGAATTCGTGAATGGAACAGGTGATCAAAAACCTGCTGCTGAAGGTCTACTTCATGAAGGCGTCGGAGAGACAACAGACCCGTCTTCTCCATTGGTAACGCCTTTAAATTCTGAATCATAA
- a CDS encoding LutC/YkgG family protein: MQENISSKELMLKKIRKALLEKRDNPYPNLEETPLYKTNTEIPEILFAEQLTAVSGNFIYCENGVEFIENILELADKFKWRKIYCWETELQNLLSTYEFPFYKTDKDFEMAEVGITMCEALIARNGSILLSNQNEAGRRLSIFPHHHIVIARTGQLVMDLKDGFQLIKNKYGSRIPSMISTVTGPSRTADIEKTLVLGAHGPKELFVFLIDDFS; encoded by the coding sequence ATGCAAGAGAATATTTCTTCAAAGGAGTTAATGCTAAAAAAGATAAGGAAAGCTCTGCTGGAAAAAAGAGATAACCCTTATCCTAATTTAGAAGAAACCCCACTCTACAAGACCAATACAGAAATTCCGGAAATTTTATTTGCCGAGCAGCTCACTGCTGTTTCAGGAAATTTTATTTATTGTGAAAACGGTGTTGAATTTATTGAAAACATCCTTGAACTTGCGGATAAGTTTAAATGGAGAAAAATCTATTGCTGGGAAACCGAGCTTCAGAATTTACTTTCCACTTATGAATTTCCATTTTACAAGACTGATAAGGACTTTGAGATGGCTGAAGTTGGAATTACCATGTGTGAAGCCCTAATTGCCAGAAATGGCTCCATTTTGCTTAGCAATCAGAACGAAGCGGGTAGAAGACTAAGTATTTTTCCTCATCATCATATTGTTATTGCCAGAACCGGTCAGTTGGTAATGGACCTTAAAGATGGCTTTCAATTAATAAAAAACAAATACGGATCGCGGATTCCATCAATGATCAGTACGGTCACCGGCCCAAGCAGAACAGCCGATATTGAAAAGACACTTGTTCTTGGTGCCCATGGTCCAAAAGAATTATTTGTTTTTTTAATTGATGATTTCTCTTAA